CATTGCGGTTTATGTCAAAGCCTTCCCCGGTGGATTCTATCTCGTTGTCTCCGACGAACAGCAGGTTGAATGATGCGCTCTTCATTCCCGAGTTCCTGCTGAGGACGGCAAGATATATCAGTGGCTGGAATTCGCAGAAATTATCCGATCCGCGGTCGAATCCTTTAAGGATGTCATCCCCCGACTTCGGTTTTCCGGTCTTGTAGTCGAATATATCGCTTTCCACGCGGGCATCGAATTTCGCATACATGTGCTCGGGGACGTCCATTTCGGATTCCGTCAGTGACGAGCACCTCTCCAGACCTTCTTCCACCATGAAGCGGTTGCGGAACCTCTCCTTCCTATCCGATATCATCATGTCCAGGGGGACGTCCGCCGGCCGTATCTGGTCGATGTACTTCATCAGATTGGATATGAATATGCTGAATCTGCTGCGGTCCAGCCCCTCCATGCATTCGCTGGACAGGCCGGAATAGAGCGAATCCATCTTGTTCAGATAGTATTCCGCACCTTTCTTCTTCACGACATCCGGATAGCAGAAGTACATCTCCGCGAAATCATGGAGGCAGTTTCCGAACACGGTGTATTCGTTGTCCTCCGATTTCAGTATCCCGTCGTAGAGGTATTTGATCGGACAGTCCGAGAACGCGTTGTATTTGCTCTTGGAGAATCCTTTGTCGGACTCGTCGCTGCTTTCGAAGCCTTCTGTCCCCTTGGACGGGAACACGACCTCCGTCTCGGCGTACCACGACCCTTTCCTATATTCCCGACATATGTCGCGGAACCCTCCGATCTTTTTGACGGGGTTCCCTTTCCTGTCTACGAACAGGTCGATTATATGGCGGCAGGGCTGGGTCGCTTTTCCGTCGGTCATCGGCTTAATCGCATAGATTCTGCAGTCTCCCTGCTGGAGGAGGATGCCCATGCGGTCGGCGTTCTTCTCCGCCTCCGCCTGGGGATCGACATAGTCCTTCCCGGACGTGTTGATGTCCCAGCTGCTGTCCATTCCGGCGAAGACCACGAGGGGCCTGTCCACATAGGCGGAGTTCCTGCAGTCCGCCAGAAGCACGCCCTGTTTCTCATCGTCGGGGATCTGCTCGTTATGGCGGAGGTCCTCCACGTTGTTGACCGCATAGATGATCTCGTTAGTCCTTCCGGGCGTTATCTTCTCGTCGAATATATCCAGATCCTTCAGGAGGATCTCGATGGACGGACGCAGGTGCTTCAGATATTTCCTGTCGCCCACGATGCGTTCGAGGGCCTCGCCGTAGGTGTACTTCCCGATATCCCTCATCGTCTCTATGAGAGAGACGGTGACCGGGTCGCGAGGCTCCTCTATCGGGACCTTGCTGAGGAGATAGTTGTCGAACTGGGTCTTCAGCCCGTTTCCGGAGGAGGTGTCCCTGGCACCGTATCCGGAGAACAGGTCGCGGACGTCGGAGACGCGGAGGGTCCCGTATCCGTGGGCGAGATTGATGAACTGTAGGAAATCCCTGACCTGTGACAGGTCCTTGACGCTGAGATTGTTCTTGAAGGGGATCTCGTTCCTGTACAAGGCGGCCCTCACCGCATCTGCCACAGGGCTGTCGGAATCGAGGACGATGGCGACGTCGGTCGGGTCCATGTCCTTCACGAGGTCCACTATGCTGTCCGCGATCTGTCTGTCGTTGCCGATCGCATAGACCGTGTCGATCTCGTAGTCACCATCCTTGAACGGCTCTATGATCTCCATGCTGTCGGAATACATGTGTTTGTCGAGGTCGTTGAAGAAATCGAGACCGATGGTCGCCACTTTCTTTCCTTTGAAGAAGGCATCGTTCCGATATTCGTAATCGGCCATGCTGCGTTCCCTGGTCGGAAGGAGCCTGTACGACGCCCATACCTTCCTCGAACGTGCGGAATGCAGGTATTTTTCCACATCCTCGGTGTATTTCCTGATGTCACGGATGTTGAGGATCTCGCTGTAGATGGATTTGAAGTCCAGGTCGGTGTCCTTCATGATCGCATGGACGATGTCAAGGTCGGACATGACGGGGCATCCCAGGGTGAAACCCTCCCTCATGGCCGCCACCTCTTTCGCCGTGTAGGCGAATCCGTTCAGACGCGGTTCGTCCACCCTCGCATTCAGCGCGGTGGCCAAGGCCGCATCCACGGTTATGACGACGTCGAACTCCTTGGCCTCCTTATACAATTCCTCGATGGTCTTGGCGGTCTTCATTGCGATCATCCTTTGTTTGGGAGATACGGGGTCTCCTGTACGGCATATGCCGTTCTATCGGATGGGGCATGGC
The nucleotide sequence above comes from Candidatus Methanomethylophilus alvi Mx1201. Encoded proteins:
- a CDS encoding PD-(D/E)XK nuclease family protein; protein product: MKTAKTIEELYKEAKEFDVVITVDAALATALNARVDEPRLNGFAYTAKEVAAMREGFTLGCPVMSDLDIVHAIMKDTDLDFKSIYSEILNIRDIRKYTEDVEKYLHSARSRKVWASYRLLPTRERSMADYEYRNDAFFKGKKVATIGLDFFNDLDKHMYSDSMEIIEPFKDGDYEIDTVYAIGNDRQIADSIVDLVKDMDPTDVAIVLDSDSPVADAVRAALYRNEIPFKNNLSVKDLSQVRDFLQFINLAHGYGTLRVSDVRDLFSGYGARDTSSGNGLKTQFDNYLLSKVPIEEPRDPVTVSLIETMRDIGKYTYGEALERIVGDRKYLKHLRPSIEILLKDLDIFDEKITPGRTNEIIYAVNNVEDLRHNEQIPDDEKQGVLLADCRNSAYVDRPLVVFAGMDSSWDINTSGKDYVDPQAEAEKNADRMGILLQQGDCRIYAIKPMTDGKATQPCRHIIDLFVDRKGNPVKKIGGFRDICREYRKGSWYAETEVVFPSKGTEGFESSDESDKGFSKSKYNAFSDCPIKYLYDGILKSEDNEYTVFGNCLHDFAEMYFCYPDVVKKKGAEYYLNKMDSLYSGLSSECMEGLDRSRFSIFISNLMKYIDQIRPADVPLDMMISDRKERFRNRFMVEEGLERCSSLTESEMDVPEHMYAKFDARVESDIFDYKTGKPKSGDDILKGFDRGSDNFCEFQPLIYLAVLSRNSGMKSASFNLLFVGDNEIESTGEGFDINRNVRRVKLMSQNHDDLVFSDDSPVRRAYASKKGKKISEKWDEIVSYLKEMSAYDGWQDSKECIDHICKITGSTESSVKTFLKKMSDPYVIDDEGTVYVPADSMEDFIERLNEDYREALRIRTVPFSTVRPGNLDCKKCSFRKACMATERKTVSEGEE